A genome region from Dickeya chrysanthemi NCPPB 402 includes the following:
- a CDS encoding quinone oxidoreductase has product MAKRIQFSDHGGPGVLEYVDYTPREPGLNDVQVENRAIGINFIDTYFRSGLYSPPSLPSGLGTEAAGVVIKVGASVKHLKVGDRVVYAQSALGAYSERHNVPADKAALLPDNISFEQAAASFLKGLTVYYLLRQTYEVKPGEVFLFHAAAGGVGLIACQWAKALGAKLIGTVGSDQKAELAKQAGAWATINYRKEDIAQRVMELTREEKVSVVYDSVGKDTWEASLNCLKRRGLMVSFGNASGPVTGVNLGILNQKGSLYVTRPSLFSYITSREELEHASRELFGLIAGGAINVDVPESQKFALEDAQSAHRALESRSTQGSCLLIPGSAS; this is encoded by the coding sequence ATGGCTAAACGTATTCAGTTCAGCGACCACGGCGGTCCTGGTGTGCTGGAGTATGTGGATTATACGCCGCGTGAGCCGGGTCTTAACGATGTGCAGGTAGAAAACCGCGCCATCGGCATCAATTTCATCGATACCTATTTTCGTTCCGGGTTGTACTCGCCGCCATCGCTGCCTTCAGGTCTGGGCACGGAAGCGGCCGGGGTGGTGATAAAAGTCGGGGCGAGTGTCAAACACCTGAAAGTGGGCGATCGCGTCGTGTATGCCCAGTCGGCGCTGGGGGCGTACAGCGAGCGGCATAACGTGCCGGCGGATAAGGCGGCGCTGTTGCCGGATAACATCAGTTTTGAGCAGGCGGCCGCGTCGTTCCTGAAAGGGCTGACGGTGTATTACCTGCTGCGCCAGACCTATGAAGTCAAGCCGGGCGAGGTGTTTTTATTCCACGCGGCGGCCGGCGGCGTCGGGCTTATCGCCTGCCAATGGGCGAAGGCGCTGGGGGCGAAACTGATCGGTACCGTCGGTTCCGACCAGAAAGCAGAACTGGCGAAACAGGCGGGGGCCTGGGCTACCATTAACTACCGCAAGGAAGATATCGCCCAGCGGGTGATGGAATTGACGCGTGAAGAGAAAGTCTCGGTGGTGTATGACTCTGTCGGCAAGGATACCTGGGAAGCTTCGCTGAACTGTCTGAAGCGGCGCGGGTTAATGGTCAGCTTCGGCAATGCGTCCGGCCCGGTAACCGGGGTGAATCTCGGCATCCTCAACCAGAAAGGATCGCTGTACGTAACCCGGCCGTCGTTGTTCAGCTACATTACGAGCCGCGAGGAGCTGGAGCACGCCAGCCGCGAGCTGTTTGGGCTGATTGCCGGCGGCGCTATCAATGTGGATGTACCGGAGAGCCAGAAATTTGCGCTGGAAGATGCGCAGTCTGCCCATCGGGCGCTGGAAAGCCGCAGTACGCAAGGGTCATGCCTGCTGATTCCCGGCTCCGCGTCATGA
- a CDS encoding alpha/beta hydrolase: MNVLPKKLTAIASALLLGAVLTGASSMSYADSSNPNEPVSMVTQWDKTFAQSSKVDHRKVTFQNRYGITLVGDLYLPKDRGDRKLAAIALSGPFGAVKEQSSGLYAQTLAERGFVTLAFDPSYTGESGGSPRNVASPDINTEDFSAAVDFLGLQKEVDRNRIGLLGICGWGGMALNAAAADTRVKAVATSVMYDMSRAMGHGVGDGKDRYTTADRRAVLQYLNEQRWKDAESGTFAHASHDIYVDKDGKVTAGERILPETLPANPHPVLKEFFDYYRVPRGFHERSVNSTGAWTATTPISFMNMPLLSYAGEITIPTLIVTGENAHSRYFAEDAFKAVGSKQKELVVVPGANHVDLYDNQAGKIPFARFEQFFKSNLK, encoded by the coding sequence ATGAATGTCCTCCCAAAGAAACTGACGGCTATCGCCTCAGCCTTGTTGTTGGGCGCGGTATTGACCGGCGCTTCTTCTATGAGCTATGCAGACAGCAGCAACCCTAATGAACCTGTTTCTATGGTGACTCAGTGGGATAAAACCTTTGCGCAAAGCAGCAAGGTTGATCACCGCAAGGTCACGTTTCAAAACCGATACGGCATTACGCTGGTCGGCGATCTCTATCTCCCGAAAGACAGGGGCGACCGTAAACTGGCGGCCATCGCCCTGAGCGGGCCGTTCGGCGCCGTAAAAGAACAATCAAGCGGCCTGTACGCGCAAACCCTCGCCGAGCGCGGTTTTGTCACGCTGGCGTTTGACCCTTCCTACACCGGTGAAAGCGGCGGTAGCCCGCGTAATGTCGCCTCTCCCGACATCAACACCGAAGACTTCAGCGCCGCCGTTGATTTTCTCGGCCTGCAAAAAGAAGTCGACCGTAACCGTATCGGTTTGCTCGGTATCTGCGGTTGGGGTGGTATGGCGTTGAATGCGGCCGCTGCCGATACGCGCGTGAAAGCGGTCGCCACCAGCGTGATGTACGACATGAGCCGGGCGATGGGGCACGGTGTCGGCGATGGTAAAGATCGCTACACCACCGCTGACCGCCGCGCCGTGTTGCAATACCTCAATGAGCAGCGCTGGAAAGATGCGGAAAGCGGCACCTTTGCTCATGCTTCTCACGATATCTATGTCGATAAAGACGGGAAAGTCACCGCTGGTGAGCGCATCTTGCCGGAAACATTACCCGCGAACCCACATCCGGTGCTCAAAGAGTTTTTCGATTACTACCGCGTGCCTCGTGGCTTCCATGAGCGCTCCGTGAACTCAACCGGTGCCTGGACAGCGACGACGCCTATCTCGTTTATGAATATGCCGCTGCTGAGCTATGCCGGCGAAATCACCATTCCGACCTTGATAGTCACCGGTGAAAACGCCCACTCGCGTTATTTTGCCGAGGATGCTTTCAAGGCCGTTGGCAGCAAGCAGAAGGAGTTGGTGGTGGTGCCCGGCGCCAATCATGTGGACTTGTACGACAATCAGGCCGGCAAGATCCCGTTCGCCAGGTTTGAGCAGTTCTTTAAAAGCAATCTGAAGTAA
- a CDS encoding LysR family transcriptional regulator, with translation MANRENYNDLYLFMLVAREGSFTRAATRLGLAQSGVSRAIRELETRLGVQLLSRTTRKLSLTQAGEQLYRTALAGFDSLDLGLATLAHFRDTLSGTVRINASQHAIDKVLLPKLAAFRLRYPDIQLELISESRFVNIIDERFDAGIRLGAEVDEGMIAVRIAPDMEMVVVATPDHFRHYGFPQTPADLVVHPCIAYQLADGSLYHWELWQDGKPLKHKPQGQWVLSDSYMEVAAARLGLGLAYVPEELVADDLARGTLIRVLQRYSHRLAGLHLYYPHRNVSPALRMVIDALKL, from the coding sequence ATGGCAAATCGAGAAAACTACAACGATCTCTATCTGTTTATGCTGGTGGCGCGGGAAGGCAGTTTCACCCGAGCCGCCACCCGGCTTGGGCTGGCGCAATCGGGAGTCAGTCGCGCCATACGTGAACTGGAAACGCGTCTGGGCGTGCAGTTGTTAAGCCGTACCACCCGCAAACTGTCGCTAACGCAGGCGGGAGAGCAGTTGTATCGCACTGCGCTGGCGGGTTTTGATTCGCTTGATCTGGGCCTGGCTACCCTCGCCCATTTCCGCGATACCCTTTCCGGCACGGTGCGTATTAATGCCAGCCAACATGCCATCGACAAGGTGCTGCTGCCGAAACTGGCGGCATTCAGGTTGCGCTATCCGGATATTCAGTTGGAGCTCATCAGCGAGAGCCGTTTTGTGAACATCATTGACGAACGGTTTGACGCGGGGATCCGCTTAGGCGCCGAGGTCGATGAAGGCATGATTGCGGTGCGAATAGCACCGGATATGGAGATGGTCGTGGTGGCGACGCCGGATCACTTTCGCCATTACGGCTTTCCGCAAACACCGGCGGATTTGGTGGTGCACCCCTGCATTGCGTATCAGCTTGCCGACGGCAGCCTTTACCACTGGGAACTCTGGCAGGATGGAAAACCGTTGAAGCACAAGCCGCAAGGGCAATGGGTCCTCTCCGACAGCTATATGGAAGTCGCCGCCGCCCGGTTGGGGCTGGGGCTGGCGTATGTCCCCGAGGAACTGGTGGCCGATGATCTGGCACGAGGGACACTGATCCGGGTACTACAGCGTTACAGTCACCGTCTGGCGGGATTACACCTCTACTACCCCCACCGTAATGTGTCGCCGGCACTGAGAATGGTCATCGATGCGTTGAAACTCTGA
- a CDS encoding cyclophilin-like fold protein: MIFSARNTMAVFLLAIVALITVAGVFIRSSEASTGAVAADVRYRIDNPTVKDTMKIKMTLAGQTLIATLEESPSARDFFSMLPLTLTLEDYAGTEKIAYLPRKLTTQGAPKGIDPDVGYLTYYAPWGNLAIFYRDFGYSTGLIKLGRIESGIAHLTAHPSATVTVEAVK, translated from the coding sequence ATGATTTTCTCTGCACGCAACACGATGGCGGTGTTTCTGTTGGCCATTGTCGCGCTGATTACCGTGGCGGGCGTGTTTATCCGTTCGTCTGAGGCGAGCACCGGCGCGGTAGCCGCCGACGTGCGCTACCGTATCGATAACCCGACGGTGAAAGACACCATGAAAATCAAGATGACCCTGGCCGGCCAGACGCTTATCGCCACGCTGGAAGAGAGCCCGAGCGCCAGAGATTTTTTCTCCATGCTGCCGCTGACGCTGACGCTGGAGGACTATGCCGGCACCGAGAAGATTGCCTATCTGCCGCGAAAATTAACCACGCAAGGGGCGCCCAAAGGCATCGACCCCGACGTCGGCTATCTGACTTATTACGCGCCATGGGGAAACCTGGCCATTTTCTATCGAGATTTCGGCTATTCAACCGGGCTGATCAAATTAGGGCGAATCGAGTCGGGCATAGCGCATCTGACCGCTCACCCTTCCGCGACCGTCACCGTTGAAGCCGTCAAGTGA
- a CDS encoding UTRA domain-containing protein, translated as MTKHPTTAVTQIGDALTARIRQGEFAGSRLPSERTLSEQFSTTRITLREALTLMESQGIIYRELRRGWFISPPRLSYNPLHRSHFHEMAEKQGRRAQTDVLDAGVIPAGTAVARHLEVAEGTEIYCIRRLRRLDGRAVLYVEHYLNPAYFPDLLSGDLTQSLTNYYLSQYGIRYGRVRFIMLPTPLPSVAAPVLKLAPGSPALFITRINRDQHDRIIDCDYEYWRYDALYIDVEA; from the coding sequence ATGACAAAACACCCCACCACCGCCGTCACCCAGATTGGCGATGCATTAACAGCGCGGATTCGTCAGGGCGAGTTCGCCGGCAGCCGTCTGCCGTCCGAGCGGACGCTGAGCGAGCAGTTTTCCACCACGCGCATTACCCTGCGCGAAGCGCTGACGTTGATGGAATCCCAGGGCATCATCTACCGCGAGTTGCGGCGCGGCTGGTTCATCTCGCCGCCGCGGCTTAGCTATAATCCGCTGCACAGAAGTCACTTTCATGAAATGGCGGAAAAGCAGGGTCGCCGGGCGCAAACCGATGTGCTGGACGCCGGCGTGATACCCGCCGGCACCGCCGTCGCCCGGCACCTGGAGGTGGCGGAAGGGACGGAAATCTATTGTATTCGCCGTTTGCGCCGCCTCGACGGGCGCGCGGTGCTGTATGTGGAACACTACCTCAATCCGGCCTATTTTCCGGACCTGCTGAGCGGCGACCTCACCCAGTCGCTCACCAACTACTATCTGTCGCAATACGGTATTCGCTATGGTCGGGTGCGTTTCATCATGCTGCCTACCCCGCTGCCGAGCGTCGCCGCGCCGGTGCTAAAGCTGGCGCCCGGCAGCCCGGCGCTGTTTATCACCCGCATTAACCGCGACCAGCACGACCGCATCATCGACTGCGACTACGAATACTGGCGTTACGATGCGCTGTATATCGACGTAGAGGCGTAA
- a CDS encoding MFS transporter → MTPSRLSPDASGSVAAGTGRWSAVGAMSLCVALLIAAEFMPVSLLTPIADDLGASDGMAGLAISISGLFAVPTSLMIASLCRTLDRRHVLMGLATLMLLSLVVIALSPNFAVLMVARALLGMVIGGFWALAAATIMRLVPAEAVPKALGIMYTGNAVATAFAAPIGSYLGGIIGWRGVFWLLVPLVAVNLLWIAGSVPSMRSTSRPENPFRLMRRPHVLFAMMGVMLTFAGAFSAFTYFRPFLETYTHVSLPQLSSLLLALGLAGFVGTTAVSLMLSRHLYRMLRWLPLVLAVMTLGLLAVGHLFWSVALVLVLWGTLNSAIPVAWSAWITQGIEDSPDSGGGLIIAAIQLAITLGAALGGWLLDSLSISATFMGSALLLVAASLVVGNGGRLKPASVSG, encoded by the coding sequence ATGACTCCTTCTCGTTTATCGCCGGATGCCTCCGGCTCTGTTGCGGCGGGCACCGGGCGGTGGTCCGCCGTTGGCGCCATGTCGCTGTGCGTGGCGTTGCTGATCGCCGCCGAGTTTATGCCCGTTAGCCTGTTGACGCCGATCGCCGACGATCTGGGGGCCAGCGACGGCATGGCGGGCCTCGCTATCTCGATTTCGGGCCTGTTCGCCGTGCCGACGAGCCTGATGATTGCCTCGCTTTGCCGCACACTGGACAGACGCCACGTGCTGATGGGGTTAGCGACGTTGATGTTACTGTCGCTGGTGGTGATCGCGCTGAGCCCCAATTTTGCGGTGCTGATGGTGGCGCGGGCATTGCTCGGCATGGTCATCGGCGGGTTTTGGGCGCTGGCCGCCGCCACGATTATGCGTCTGGTTCCGGCTGAAGCCGTCCCGAAGGCGCTGGGTATCATGTATACCGGGAACGCGGTGGCGACGGCGTTTGCCGCGCCGATCGGCAGCTATCTGGGCGGCATCATCGGCTGGCGCGGGGTATTCTGGCTGTTGGTGCCGCTGGTGGCCGTCAACCTGTTGTGGATAGCTGGCAGCGTGCCGTCTATGCGTTCGACGTCACGGCCGGAGAATCCCTTTCGGTTGATGCGGCGGCCCCATGTGCTCTTCGCCATGATGGGCGTGATGCTGACCTTCGCCGGTGCCTTTAGCGCCTTTACCTATTTTCGGCCTTTTTTGGAAACCTACACCCACGTGAGCCTGCCGCAGTTATCCTCGCTGCTGCTCGCACTGGGTCTGGCCGGTTTTGTCGGCACCACGGCAGTCAGCCTGATGTTGAGCCGGCATCTCTATCGGATGTTGCGCTGGTTGCCGCTGGTGCTGGCGGTGATGACACTCGGTCTGCTGGCCGTCGGGCACCTTTTCTGGAGCGTGGCGCTGGTATTGGTGCTCTGGGGGACGTTGAATTCGGCGATCCCGGTCGCCTGGTCGGCCTGGATCACCCAGGGCATTGAGGATTCCCCCGACAGCGGCGGCGGATTAATTATTGCCGCGATTCAACTGGCGATTACGCTGGGCGCGGCGCTGGGCGGCTGGCTGCTGGATTCGCTTTCTATCAGCGCGACGTTTATGGGCAGCGCTTTGCTGCTGGTCGCGGCGTCGCTGGTGGTCGGAAACGGCGGGCGGCTCAAGCCCGCTTCGGTGAGCGGTTGA
- the dusA gene encoding tRNA dihydrouridine(20/20a) synthase DusA, which produces MTQKPISENPVKSGAETVSVKPAHRQRFSIAPMLDWTDRHCRYFHRLLSQHALLYTEMVTTGAILHGKGDYLAYSDEEHPLALQLGGSDPAALAQCALLAEQRGYDEINLNVGCPSDRVQNGRFGACLMAEAQLVADCVAAMRERVGIPVTVKTRIGIDDQDSYEFLCDFIRTVSEQGSCDTFIVHARKAWLSGLSPKENREIPPLDYPRVYQLKRDFPSLTVAINGGIKTLADAQQHLQHVDGVMVGREAYQNPGMLAQVDSELFGVDRAVPDQVAVVQAMYPYIERELSGGASLGHITRHMLGLFQGIPGARQWRRYLSENAHKPGADAAVVERALAQVKR; this is translated from the coding sequence ATGACTCAAAAACCCATCAGTGAAAACCCGGTGAAATCAGGCGCTGAGACCGTATCCGTCAAGCCTGCCCACCGTCAGAGATTCTCCATCGCCCCGATGTTGGATTGGACTGACCGCCACTGCCGCTACTTTCACCGGTTGCTGAGTCAGCACGCGTTGTTGTACACCGAGATGGTGACCACCGGTGCAATTTTGCACGGCAAGGGCGATTATCTGGCCTACAGCGACGAAGAGCATCCGCTGGCATTGCAACTCGGCGGCAGCGACCCGGCAGCACTGGCGCAGTGCGCGCTACTGGCGGAACAACGCGGTTATGACGAAATCAACCTCAACGTCGGTTGCCCGTCCGACCGGGTGCAAAACGGCCGTTTCGGCGCCTGCCTGATGGCGGAAGCGCAACTGGTGGCCGACTGCGTCGCCGCCATGCGCGAACGTGTCGGCATTCCGGTGACGGTGAAAACCCGTATCGGCATCGACGATCAGGACAGCTACGAATTTTTATGCGATTTCATCCGCACAGTGTCCGAACAGGGTAGCTGCGATACTTTTATCGTGCATGCCCGCAAAGCCTGGCTTTCCGGCCTGAGCCCGAAGGAAAACCGCGAGATCCCGCCGCTGGATTATCCGCGTGTCTACCAGCTTAAACGCGATTTTCCGTCGCTGACGGTGGCGATTAACGGCGGCATCAAAACGTTGGCCGACGCGCAGCAGCATCTGCAACACGTGGATGGCGTGATGGTAGGCCGCGAAGCCTACCAAAATCCCGGTATGCTGGCGCAGGTCGACAGCGAACTGTTTGGCGTCGACCGTGCGGTGCCGGATCAGGTGGCGGTAGTGCAGGCGATGTACCCGTATATCGAACGCGAACTCTCCGGCGGCGCTTCGTTAGGCCACATCACGCGTCATATGCTCGGTCTGTTTCAGGGCATACCCGGCGCACGTCAGTGGCGGCGTTATCTGAGTGAAAATGCCCACAAACCCGGTGCCGATGCCGCGGTGGTGGAACGCGCATTAGCGCAGGTCAAACGATGA
- a CDS encoding NAD(P)H-dependent oxidoreductase has translation MFTVSPVPGKHQDVVVRNLESLYGSDISRFDVAAEQQAAGQADRIVFLFPIHWFNLTPMLKAYLNQVWSYGWAFGSGWKLKGKEMQLVVTAGATAFTYSADGIIKSTMDEVLTPMKASAYYIGMSYNPPLAFFEAMGKSQNELGEFQRAFIDCLHSPLTSH, from the coding sequence GTGTTCACTGTCTCACCCGTGCCGGGTAAGCATCAGGATGTGGTGGTGCGTAATCTGGAAAGTCTTTATGGCAGCGACATCAGTCGCTTTGATGTGGCTGCCGAGCAGCAGGCCGCCGGGCAGGCCGACCGTATCGTCTTCCTGTTCCCCATTCACTGGTTCAACCTGACCCCGATGCTCAAAGCCTACCTCAACCAGGTATGGAGTTACGGCTGGGCGTTTGGCTCCGGCTGGAAACTGAAGGGCAAGGAGATGCAACTGGTGGTGACCGCCGGCGCGACGGCATTCACCTATTCGGCTGACGGCATTATCAAAAGCACCATGGACGAGGTATTAACGCCGATGAAAGCCAGCGCCTATTACATCGGCATGAGCTACAACCCGCCGCTGGCGTTCTTTGAGGCGATGGGGAAAAGCCAGAACGAGCTTGGCGAATTCCAGCGCGCTTTTATCGATTGTCTCCATTCGCCGCTGACCTCGCACTAA
- a CDS encoding cytochrome P450, with translation MKSIKRLPTPPTRGLLGHVEYLKRHDVHLQLLRWKEHYGPFYRLRLGWKPAMVIADAEWIRTIMKARPDEFRRRSSIESVFQEAGLNGVFSSEGARWEHQRKLTEPMFQPAHLKYFYPSLRKITARLSERFARLAQTGEVFSLVDEFKRYTVDVTSLLAFGEDINILEQGENPLSQSLRRMFPVINQRCGSPIPLWRYIRRERDKQFDASLSLIRERLYAFIDHQRERLEQNPQLTDAPENMLQIMINEQKKDGSLTDEDILANAFTLLLAGEDTTANTLAWMSFLLCSSPSMEAQVVEECRQATEDSGGVLPWPLPRMPVLTAVMYEAMRLKPVAPLLYLEPVKDTVIADFFIRKGTYLFLMLHANGFDETLFQQPRDFMPERWLERGQASFSDLQPFGGGPRMCPGRSLALMEIKLGFHALCSQFRVEAQQPASDVIESFAFTMTPAGFRVRLHKRP, from the coding sequence ATGAAATCGATCAAACGACTGCCGACGCCCCCGACCAGGGGCCTCCTCGGGCATGTTGAGTATTTAAAGCGGCATGACGTCCACTTACAGTTGTTGCGATGGAAAGAGCATTACGGCCCTTTTTACCGTTTGAGGCTGGGATGGAAACCGGCGATGGTGATCGCGGATGCGGAGTGGATTCGTACCATCATGAAGGCCCGCCCCGATGAGTTTCGACGCAGAAGCAGTATTGAATCGGTGTTTCAGGAAGCCGGGTTGAACGGTGTTTTTTCTTCCGAGGGCGCCCGATGGGAGCATCAGCGGAAACTGACGGAGCCGATGTTCCAGCCGGCGCATCTGAAATATTTCTACCCGAGTCTCAGGAAGATCACCGCGCGCTTATCCGAACGTTTCGCCAGGCTGGCGCAAACCGGGGAGGTGTTTTCGCTGGTGGATGAGTTTAAGCGCTATACGGTGGATGTAACGTCGTTGCTGGCCTTCGGTGAGGACATCAACATTCTCGAGCAGGGAGAAAATCCGCTGTCGCAAAGTTTACGCCGCATGTTTCCCGTCATTAATCAGCGCTGTGGATCTCCCATTCCGCTCTGGCGCTATATCAGGAGAGAGCGGGACAAGCAGTTTGATGCCAGCCTGAGCCTGATTCGTGAGCGCCTTTACGCCTTTATTGATCATCAGCGTGAACGCCTTGAGCAGAACCCGCAACTTACCGATGCCCCTGAAAATATGCTGCAAATTATGATTAACGAGCAGAAAAAAGACGGGTCGCTGACAGATGAAGACATTCTGGCGAATGCGTTCACGTTGCTGCTGGCGGGGGAAGATACCACCGCCAATACGCTGGCCTGGATGAGTTTTCTGCTTTGCTCGTCACCGTCAATGGAGGCGCAGGTTGTTGAGGAATGCCGCCAGGCGACTGAAGATTCTGGGGGCGTGTTGCCGTGGCCTTTACCCCGGATGCCGGTGCTCACCGCCGTGATGTATGAAGCCATGCGACTGAAACCGGTGGCGCCACTGCTTTACCTTGAGCCGGTGAAGGACACCGTGATTGCTGATTTCTTTATCCGGAAAGGGACGTATCTGTTTCTGATGCTACATGCGAATGGATTTGATGAGACGTTATTTCAGCAACCTCGCGATTTTATGCCTGAACGCTGGCTTGAGCGCGGGCAGGCGTCGTTTTCCGACCTTCAGCCGTTTGGCGGCGGCCCGCGCATGTGCCCAGGGCGGTCGCTGGCGTTAATGGAAATCAAGCTGGGGTTTCATGCGCTATGCAGCCAGTTTCGCGTTGAGGCGCAACAGCCGGCGTCGGACGTTATCGAGAGTTTTGCCTTCACCATGACCCCGGCCGGTTTTCGCGTAAGGCTGCATAAACGCCCGTAG
- the dnaB gene encoding replicative DNA helicase — MAEKKPTKPAEFRDRQVEGLKLPPHSIEAEQSVLGGLMLDNERWDNVAERVSANDFFNRAHRMIFNEMQRLLEMSKPIDLITLSESLEQKGELESAGGFAYLAELAKNTPSAANIGAYADIVRERAVVREMIAVANEIADAGYDPQGRSSEDLLDLAESRVFQIAENRASKDEGPKSIDRILEDTVSRIEQLYQRPHDGVTGVSSGYQDLDKKTAGLQKSDLIIVAARPSMGKTTFAMNLCENAAMTQEKPVLIFSLEMPGEQIMMRMLASLSRVDQTRIRTGQLDDEDWARISSTMGLLLEKRNMYIDDSSGLTPTEVRSRARRVFREHDGLSLIMIDYLQLMRVPSLSDNRTLEIAEISRSLKALAKELQVPVIALSQLNRSLEQRADKRPVNSDLRESGSIEQDADLIMFIYRDEVYHENSDLKGIAEIILGKQRNGPIGTVRLTFNGQWSRFDNYAGPQYDDE, encoded by the coding sequence ATGGCAGAAAAAAAACCAACTAAACCAGCAGAATTCCGCGACCGTCAGGTAGAAGGGCTCAAACTCCCGCCCCATTCCATCGAAGCGGAGCAGTCGGTGCTAGGGGGATTGATGCTCGACAACGAGCGCTGGGACAACGTTGCCGAGCGCGTCAGTGCCAATGACTTTTTCAACCGCGCCCACCGGATGATCTTCAACGAGATGCAGCGTTTGCTGGAAATGAGCAAACCCATCGACCTGATCACCCTGTCGGAGTCGCTGGAGCAAAAAGGCGAGCTGGAATCCGCCGGCGGGTTCGCCTATCTGGCGGAATTAGCCAAAAACACCCCCAGCGCCGCCAATATCGGCGCTTATGCCGACATCGTGCGTGAACGTGCGGTGGTGCGTGAAATGATCGCCGTCGCCAACGAAATCGCCGACGCCGGCTACGACCCGCAGGGCCGCAGCAGCGAAGATCTGCTGGACCTGGCCGAATCGCGCGTGTTTCAGATAGCGGAAAACCGCGCCAGCAAAGATGAAGGCCCCAAAAGCATCGACCGCATTCTGGAAGACACCGTTTCACGCATCGAGCAGCTTTATCAGCGCCCGCACGACGGCGTTACCGGCGTTTCCAGCGGTTATCAGGATCTGGACAAGAAAACCGCCGGCTTGCAGAAATCCGACCTGATTATCGTGGCGGCGCGTCCTTCCATGGGGAAAACCACCTTCGCCATGAACCTGTGCGAAAACGCCGCCATGACGCAGGAAAAACCGGTGCTGATCTTCAGTCTGGAGATGCCCGGCGAGCAGATCATGATGCGTATGCTGGCGTCGCTGTCGCGCGTGGACCAGACCCGCATTCGTACCGGCCAGCTCGACGACGAGGATTGGGCGCGTATCTCCAGCACCATGGGATTGCTGCTGGAAAAACGCAACATGTACATCGACGATTCATCCGGCCTGACGCCGACCGAAGTGCGCTCGCGTGCGCGCCGGGTGTTCCGCGAACACGACGGCCTGAGCCTGATCATGATCGACTACCTACAGTTGATGCGGGTACCGTCGTTGTCGGATAACCGAACGCTGGAAATCGCCGAAATTTCCCGTTCACTCAAAGCGTTGGCAAAAGAATTGCAAGTACCGGTCATCGCGCTGTCGCAGCTTAACCGCAGTCTGGAACAGCGCGCGGATAAACGTCCGGTCAACTCGGACTTGCGTGAATCCGGCTCCATCGAGCAGGACGCCGACCTGATCATGTTTATCTACCGTGATGAGGTTTATCACGAAAACAGCGATCTGAAAGGCATCGCGGAAATCATTCTAGGGAAGCAGCGTAACGGGCCGATCGGCACCGTTCGCCTGACCTTTAACGGGCAGTGGTCGCGTTTCGACAATTACGCCGGGCCACAATATGATGATGAATAA